One Vulpes lagopus strain Blue_001 chromosome 18, ASM1834538v1, whole genome shotgun sequence DNA window includes the following coding sequences:
- the MAVS gene encoding mitochondrial antiviral-signaling protein: MTFAEDKTYEYIRHHFSNFGRIHVLEILPYLSCLTTSDQDRLRASYQLWGNQGTLWELFNSLRRRTGWVESFIKALRVCELASLADEVARVYQSNLSGVSNHAPAPAEPQLVPAEVPGPPAPAVAPSTPTNGYREEEPSFPMPVQDTQLPESLEESSNKVPQMPHSGAVRRPAGPREPSSDMAAVNPLTASGHQEQDTGLGGAHIAGTASGLTSARGPVSPTVSFKPLSRSIPRASRLPAPSALALSTGTTSSSPGSASAGVAGDHGEATICSTVAGVSTGALTTSTAPSKVPTHSTFDRMAPSKLPASSKPSGTMPTTSLPPSKLPINSTRAGTVPPRVPAGLVPDPKMSASTVPSKVPANTVPSISSNVPSGETATAPVPTDISTRDSLPGLDHSSAGWGSELELSKPGRLASQVDSEPFSGCSADLALSYSRSLGAGPDNAPEENEYQSVDSIRIQVVQDASADLLEHNPGPRATPQPTVEEEPVQASSWAPWLGVATTGVFLAMLLAVLYRRRLLQ, from the exons ATGACGTTTGCTGAGGACAAGACTTACGAGTATATCCGCCACCATTTCAGCAATTTTGGCCGTATTCATGTTCTGGAGATACTCCCTTACTTGTCCTGCCTTACAACAAGTGACCAG GATCGACTGCGGGCCTCTTACCAGCTCTGGGGGAACCAGGGTACCCTCTGGGAGCTCTTTAACAGCCTTCGACGGCGGACTGGCTGGGTAGAATCCTTCATCAAGGCGCTGAGGGTCTGTGAGCTGGCTAGTCTGGCTGACGAAGTGGCCCGTGTCTACCAGAGCAACCTGTCCG GGGTCTCAAACCACGCCCCAGCCCCAGCGGAGCCACAGTTAGTTCCTGCTGAGGTTCCAGGGCCCCCTGCACCTGCTGTGGCCCCCAGTACACCCACCAACGGCTACAGAGAGGAGGAGCCAAGTTTCCCCATGCCAGTCCAGGACACCCAGCTACCAGAGTCCCTGGAAGAG AGTTCAAATAAAGTCCCACAGATGCCCCATTCTGGGGCTGTGAGAAGGCCAGCTGGCCCCCGGGAGCCCTCCTCTGACATGGCAGCCGTCAACCCTCTGACTGCCAGTGGGCATCAGGAGCAGGATACAGGGCTGGGCGGTGCCCACATAGCAG GCACGGCCTCCGGCCTCACGTCAGCCCGTGGGCCTGTGTCTCCAACTGTCTCCTTCAAACCCCTGAGCCGCTCCATCCCCAGGGCCAGCCGTTTGCCTGCACCCTCAGCGTTAGCTCTGTCCACCGGCACTACCTCCTCTTCCCCTGGCTCGGCCTCTGCAGGGGTTGCTGGCGACCATGGTGAGGCCACCATCTGCTCCACCGTGGCAGGGGTGTCCACTGGTGCACTGACCACCAGCACAGCACCCTCCAAGGTGCCTACCCACTCAACATTTGACAGGATGGCGCCTTCCAAGTTGCCTGCCAGCTCAAAACCCTCTGGTACAATGCCCACTACGAGTCTACCACCGTCCAAACTGCCCATCAACTCAACACGTGCGGGCACAGTGCCCCCCAGAGTGCCTGCTGGCCTGGTGCCTGACCCCAAGATGTCCGCAAGCACAGTGCCCAGCAAGGTGCCTGCCAACACAGTGCCCAGCATCAGCAGCAACGTACCTTCAGGG gAGACTGCAACGGCTCCAGTACCCACAGACATTTCCACCAGAGACAGCTTGCCCGGCCTAGACCATAGCTCTGCTGGCTGGGGCTCTGAGTTGGAGCTGAGCAAGCCAGGCAGGCTGGCCTCCCAGGTGGACAGTGAGCCATTCTCGGGCTGTTCTGCGGATCTGGCCCTCAGCTACAGCAGGTCCTTGGGCGCGGGGCCTGACAATGCCCCAGAGGAGAATGAGTACCAGTCGGTGGATTCAATCAGGATCCAAGTGGTCCAGGATGCCAGCGCTGACCTACTGGAGCATAATCCTGGGCCACGTGCCACTCCACAGCCCACAGTTGAGGAGGAGCCTGTTCAGGCCAGCTCCTGGGCTCCGTGGCTTGGGGTAGCCACCACGGGGGTGTTTCTGGCCATGCTCCTGGCTGTGCTATATAGGCGGCGCCTGCTCCAGTGA